From Sphingobium sp. RAC03, a single genomic window includes:
- a CDS encoding DUF1491 family protein produces MAEQPPARLTSAMLVGALRRRVAAAGGFATILVKGDDISGVILVQTLEKGQDTGLFERVSNFSGGHALMRCGPDPKEGAQAMVPYIERRRRSDPDLWVIELDIPEAERLAAETIC; encoded by the coding sequence ATGGCTGAACAGCCGCCGGCCCGGCTGACCAGCGCGATGCTGGTCGGCGCGTTGCGACGGCGGGTGGCGGCGGCCGGGGGCTTTGCCACCATCCTGGTCAAAGGCGATGACATCAGCGGCGTGATTCTGGTCCAGACGCTGGAAAAAGGTCAGGACACCGGGCTGTTCGAGCGGGTGTCGAACTTTTCCGGCGGTCATGCGTTGATGCGCTGTGGACCCGATCCCAAGGAGGGGGCGCAAGCCATGGTTCCCTATATCGAGCGGCGCCGCCGGTCGGACCCCGATCTGTGGGTCATCGAACTCGATATCCCGGAAGCGGAACGGCTCGCCGCTGAAACAATCTGCTGA
- a CDS encoding PaaI family thioesterase, translating into MPCWPVAGRVTQPDVGAPDSGETAHFRALENLYRSAPINRLFRSEIAISEPGRCVIDFNVDESQFHAAGAVHGTVYFKMLDDAAFYAANSLVSDRFLLTTAFNLLFTRPIAPGRIRAEGRWISGKRRVYVAEASLVDSHGEEVGRGTGTFMRSQFPLSSLPGYHG; encoded by the coding sequence ATGCCCTGCTGGCCGGTGGCGGGGCGCGTGACGCAGCCTGACGTCGGCGCACCGGACAGCGGCGAGACCGCGCATTTCCGGGCGCTCGAAAATCTCTATCGTTCCGCGCCGATCAACCGGCTGTTCCGGTCGGAGATCGCGATTAGCGAGCCGGGGCGCTGCGTCATCGACTTCAATGTCGATGAAAGCCAGTTCCATGCCGCGGGCGCGGTCCACGGTACGGTCTATTTCAAGATGCTGGACGATGCGGCTTTCTATGCTGCCAACAGCCTGGTGAGTGATCGCTTCCTGCTCACCACCGCCTTCAACCTGCTGTTCACCCGGCCGATCGCGCCGGGGCGAATCCGCGCCGAGGGGCGCTGGATCAGCGGCAAGCGCCGAGTCTATGTCGCCGAAGCCAGCCTGGTCGATTCGCATGGCGAAGAGGTCGGACGAGGCACCGGCACCTTCATGCGGTCGCAATTTCCGCTTTCATCGCTGCCCGGCTATCATGGCTGA